Proteins from a single region of Serinus canaria isolate serCan28SL12 chromosome 28, serCan2020, whole genome shotgun sequence:
- the RPS15 gene encoding 40S ribosomal protein S15, which produces MAEVEQKKKRTFRKFTYRGVDLDQLLDMSYEQLMQLYSARQRRRLNRGLRRKQHSLLKRLRKAKKEAPPMEKPEVVKTHLRDMIILPEMVGSMVGVYNGKTFNQVEIKPEMIGHYLGEFSITYKPVKHGRPGIGATHSSRFIPLK; this is translated from the exons ATG GCGGAGGTGGAGCAGAAGAAGAAGCGAACCTTCCGCAAATTCACCTACCGCGGGGTGGACCTGGACCAGCTGCTCGACATGTCCTA CGAGCAGCTGATGCAGCTGTACAGCgcgcggcagcggcggcgccTGAACCGCGGCCTGCGCCGCAAGCAGCACTCGCTGCTCAAGCGCCTGCGCAAGGCCAAGAAGGAGGCGCCGCCCATGGAGAAGCCCGAGGTGGTGAAGACCCACCTGAGGGACATGATCATCCTGCCAGAGATGGTGGGCAGCATGGTGGGCGTCTACAACGGCAAGACCTTCAACCAGGTGGAGATCAAG CCCGAGATGATCGGCCACTACCTGGGCGAGTTTTCCATCACGTACAAGCCGGTGAAGCACGGCCGGCCTGGCATCGGTGCCACCCACTCCTCCCGCTTCATCCCGCTCAAGTAG
- the C28H19orf25 gene encoding UPF0449 protein C19orf25 homolog isoform X3: MSSKAKRVLPTRPEPPSAEQILADVQGTLPSDPVFVLPAEPPQDPGPAPGEPSLGKGGRGDPPAPLSPPRTPAPLQVSPRWGRGDTGTPQPR, translated from the exons ATGAGCTCCAAGGCCAAGCGGGTGCTGCCCACCcgccctgagccccccagcgCGGAGCAGATCCTGGCCGACGTGCAGGGCACGCTCCCCTCCGACCCCGTGTTCGTCCTCCCCGCCGAGCCCCCCCAGGACCCCGGCCCCGCTCCAG GTGAGCCCTCACTGGGGAAGGGGGGACGTGGggaccccccagccccgctgaGCCCCCCCAGGACCCCGGCCCCGCTCCAG gtgagcccccgctggggaaggggggacacggggaccccccagccccgctga
- the APC2 gene encoding adenomatous polyposis coli protein 2: MSGSIASYDQLVRQVEALKKENSHLRRELEDNSNHLSKLENETSDMKEVLKHLQGKLEQEARVMVSSGQTEVLDQLKALQMDITSLYNLKFAPEATSSGRGSEESPPGPASHRDGPGELGRATFRMLEELDRERCFLLGEIEKEEKEKVWYYAQLQSLATRLDELPHVETFSMQMDLIRQQLQFEAQHIRSLMEERFGTADEMVQRAQIRASRLEQIDKELMEAQDKAQQPEPQLCGKVPGMEGDGSLDPPTHPEEGGNTKVEVVFWLLSMLATRDKEDMSRTLLAMSSSQESCLAMRKSGCLPLLIQILHDSDGEPGPPESPTGAKDARMRANAALHNIVFSQPDEGQAKKEMRVLHVLEQIRSYSETCWDWLQMQSRDGGRGPEGAVPVPIEPQICQATCAIMKLSFDEEYRRAMNELGGLQAVAELLQVDYEMHKMTNDPLNLALRRYAGMALTNLTFGDVVNKATLCSRRGCMEAIVAQLGSDSEELHQVVSSILRNLSWRADINSKKVLREVGSVTGLMRCALHAGKESTLKSVLSALWNLSAHSTENKAAICGVEGALGFLVSTLTYKCQSNSLAIIESGGGILRNVSSLVATREDYRQVLRDHNCLQTLLQHLRSHSLTIVSNACGTLWNLSARSPRDQELLWDLGAVSMLRNLIHSKHKMIAMGSAAALRNLLTNRPPKYKDAAVVSPGSCMPSLYMRKQKALEAELDAKHLAETFDTMEKQSLKGQSAKKPMRHMESLVKDYASDSGCFDDDEVPNISTGVETASASVLSMFLNSSFLQGQALPRALAQRRCPEPEKDGSGKAAEPKKPPLPEDDVSLAAEKLANKISSTVAKIDKLVEDISTMHNSSDDSFSLSSEDHCLDWQYGPEDGHEARAQSCSPCRLSDAGGFAKRESLSRAHTLLRLKTAYTSLSTDSLNSGSTSDGYCTKEHMKPCPRAAFLDYRDELQRYQKRPSRLDLKSILGKPERAEPPARDPAESDKPEQRDLPERAKKVVTFPSPKVPEKEMEWKKEVGTKPPTDPHVRTIKLSPSYQHVPMLETLAKSSTAAGSQPSLLGRKQAWLPPALLQAAEPLSKIPEKLPAQPPASAEQESVQKYSVEDTPICFSRCSSLSSLSSADNVLDGQSHSENDLDSDSSLEILEMEEGDAEGEEDGRQEKEKAVDPGPTTPVGISQPITIPFPKRDKVFLREASPSRQEDLTPSSSSENYIQETPLVMSRCSSVSSLGSFESPSIASSIQSDPCSEMISGTISPSELPDSPGQTMPPSRSKTPLFELGCQPEKETSQFNIQWENNVKKFMEITDFKERFQLPQDLDSMVYFTVEKPNENFSCASSLSALPLHEHYVQKDVELKLIPTFPEKNSLNFAAHEKREERREERYLEGRRRAERPEPPDDDDIEILKECISSAMPSRFRKVKTSLLSGQVLHPQTKKPLHVPVYMLVPAHTHPGVPKHLRATARDLFKDDDSFTDSADGTPVNFSSAASLSDETLRYPAGEEAEHPLAERRRQPGTIPARRAASGSSAPARLSSAGKGKAGPGRGEGKRGQTLAKGTASLELGVGRASGAPGRKDDALEDGVVFQSLCHTTPTEEAVYCFYDPDLDELPEAGRDGSGSRAQPGRAPRRERWGGSVPHKDPEPGPRPAKTKPQNNLIADETPPCYSLSSSMSSLSDANLSEGEERGQPCGKAAWPRSAAVGQAQGGSPSSPSLNSEDDLLQKCIGSAMPKRRRPAARRRLVERKQKPAGASGRERKAEARHHPEEDAASDRGSDLDSVEWQAIQEGANSIVTWLHQAAASLSREPSSESDSILSFMSGLSVGSTLQLSLGRQEKQRPGSASGREPARREHSKGRPERKDAAGARPAGRASSRAERSPAPSKPVPNLPVVFRGRTVIYMPSLAKDAPSPRATPKKTPAAKPEAPPAKNLSLSQQRSRSLHRLGKAPETGELALPKRSTTPPARIGKGPPSSGSSRTSTPSQHAPKKLPSPSQVTKQGGPAAGKASGSSSPPGPPARAPAPRSPAPKQSKTQKSPVRIPFMQKPSRKVLPGRGTMPVLEEQVDGSKARPGGPGGSRLNLVRMSSARSSGSDSDRSGFLRQLTFIKESSSLLLRHRSDLSPAPPATSLPRRGSPQRSRAALPAVFLCSSRCDELKAAKPATPGQRPLIPRAQPGGRATAGAKPPRRTSSESPSRLPVKTSAPAAEPFKRYSSSPNISVARRAASPSSVRSEAAARRRQNEPAPGGPPGKPPVVVMKGTWRRIRDEDIPHILKSTLPSTALPLAGSGDEEPPGTPGTPRKTSDAVVQTEDFATSKTNSSTSPTLETREGPPHPRATGDGEAPAPAKAALPISFGHEAAAGTFPGSRHGSPSKAARVTPFNYVPSPMAVTAVADKAVEKIQA, encoded by the exons ATGTCCGGGTCCATCGCCTCGTACGACCAGCTGGTGCGGCAGGTGGAGGCGCTGAAGAAGGAGAACAGCCACCTCCGGCGGGAGCTGGAGGACAACTCCAACCACCTCTCCAAGCTGGAAAATGAGACCTCGGACATGAAG GAGGTCCTGAAGCACCTCCAGGgcaagctggagcaggaggccCGAGTCATGGTGTCCTCGGGGCAGACGGAGGTGCTGGACCAGCTCAAAG ctctgcagatggaCATCACCAGCCTCTACAACCTCAAGTTCGCCCCGGAGGCGACGAGCAGCGGGCGCGGCAGCGAGGAGagcccgccgggccccgcctCGCACCGGGACGGCCccggggagctgggcagggccaccttccgcatgctggaggagctggaccGGGAGAG GTGTTTCCTGCTGGGGGAGATcgagaaggaggagaaggagaaggtcTGGTACTACGcgcagctgcagagcctggccaCGCGCCTGGACGAGCTGCCCCACGTGGAGACG tTCTCCATGCAGATGGATCTGATCcggcagcagctgcagttcgAGGCGCAGCACATCCGCTCGCTGATGGAGGAGCGCTTCGGGACGGCCGATGAGATGGTGCAGCGAGCACAG ATCCGGGCATCCCGGCTGGAGCAGATCGACAAGGAGCTGATGGAGGCGCAGGACAAGGCGCAGCAGCCGGAGCCGCAG ctctgcgGGAAGGTCCCGGGCATGGAAGGGGACGGCAGCCTGGACCCCCCGACCCACCCCGAGGAGGGCGGCAACACCAAG GTGGAGGTGGTGTTCTGGCTGCTGTCCATGCTGGCCACGCGGGACAAGGAGGACATGTCCCGCACGCTGCTGGCCATGTCCAGCTCGCAGGAGAGCTGCCTGGCCATGCGCAAGTCGGgctgcctgcccctgctcaTCCAGATCCTGCACGACTCCGACGGGGAGCCGGGGCCCCCCGAGAGCCCTACGGGCGCCAAGGACGCCCGGATGAGAGCCAACGCCGCCCTGCACAACATCGTCTTCTCCCAGCCTGACGAGGGCCAGGCCAAGAAGGAGATGCGGGTGCTGCACGTGCTGGAGCAGATCCGCTCCTACTCGGAGACCTGCTGGGACTGGCTGCAGATGCAGAGCCGGGACGGGGGACGGGGCCCCGAGGGCGCCG TGCCAGTGCCCATCGAGCCACAGATCTGCCAGGCCACCTGTGCCATCATGAAGCTGTCCTTCGATGAGGAGTACCGGCGGGCCATGAACGAGCTGG GTGGGCTGCAGGCGGTGGccgagctgctgcaggtggacTATGAGATGCACAAGATGACCAACGACCCCCTGAACCTGGCACTGCGACGCTACGCGGGGATGGCCCTCACCAACCTCACCTTTGGAGATGTGGTCAACAAG GCCACGCTGTGCTCCCGCCGGGGCTGCATGGAGGCCATCgtggctcagctgggctctgacAGCGAGGAGCTGCACCAG gTGGTCTCCAGCATCCTGAGGAACCTCTCCTGGCGCGCTGACATCAACAGCAAGAAGGTGCTGCGGGAGGTGGGCAGCGTCACCGGGCTGATGCGCTGTGCCCTGCACGCCGGCAAG GAGTCGACGCTGAAGAGCGTCCTGAGCGCGCTGTGGAACCTCTCGGCGCACAGCACGGAGAACAAGGCGGCCATCTGCGGGGTAGAGGGGGCCCTGGGCTTCCTGGTCAGCACCCTCACCTACAAGTGCCAGAGCAACTCCCTGGCCATCATCGAGAGTGGCGGTGGCATCCTCAGGAACGTCTCCAGCCTCGTTGCCACACGGGAGGATTACAG gCAGGTGCTCCGGGACCACAACTGCCTGCAGAcgctgctgcagcacctgcgCTCGCACAGCCTGACCATCGTCAGCAACGCCTGCGGAACCCTCTGGAACCTGTCGGCCCGCAGCCCCCgtgaccaggagctgctgtgggacctGGGGGCGGTCAGCATGCTCCGCAACCTCATCCACTCCAAGCACAAGATGATCGCCATGGGCAGCGCGGCCGCGCTGCGCAACCTCCTCACCAACCGGCCCCCCAAGTACAAGGACGCGGCCGTGGTGTCGCCGGGCTCCTGCATGCCCTCGCTCTACATGCGCAAGCAGAAGGCGCTGGAGGCCGAGCTGGACGCCAAACACCTGGCTGAGACCTTCGACACCATGGAGAAGCAGAGCCTGAAGGGCCAGAGCGCCAAGAAGCCGATGAGGCACATGGAGAGCCTGGTGAAGGACTATGCCTCCGACTCCGGCTGCTTCGACGACGACGAGGTGCCCAACATCTCCACCGGCGTGGAGACGGCCAGCGCCTCCGTCCTCTCCATGTTCCTCAactcctccttcctgcagggccAAGCTCTGCCAAGGGCGCTGGCCCAGCGGCGCTGCCCGGAGCCGGAGAAGGACGGCAGCGGGAAGGCGGCCGAGCCCAAGAAGCCGCCGCTGCCGGAGGACGACGTCTCGCTGGCCGCAGAGAAGTTGGCCAACAAGATCTCCAGCACGGTGGCCAAGATAGACAAGCTGGTGGAGGACATCTCCACCATGCACAACTCCTCGGACGACAGCTTCAGCCTCAGCTCCGAGGACCACTGCCTGGACTGGCAGTACGGCCCCGAGGACGGGCACGAGGCGCGCGCCCAGTCCTGCTCGCCGTGCCGGCTGTCGGACGCCGGCGGCTTCGCCAAGCGGGAGAGCCTGAGCCGGGCGCACACCCTGCTGCGGCTGAAGACGGCCTACACCAGCCTGTCCACCGACAGCCTCAACAGCGGCAGCACCAGCGACGGCTACTGCACCAAGGAGCACATgaagccctgccccagggccgCCTTCCTGGATTACCGGGACGAGCTGCAGCGCTACCAGAAGCGGCCCAGCCGGCTCGACCTCAAGAGCATCCTGGGCAAACCCGAGCGGGCCGAGCCCCCCGCGCGGGATCCGGCCGAGTCAGACAAACCCGAGCAGCGGGACCTGCCCGAACGGGCCAAGAAGGTGGTGACTTTCCCCAGCCCCAAGGTGCCGGAGAAGGAGATGGAGTGGAAGAAGGAGGTGGGCACCAAGCCCCCCACCGACCCCCATGTTCGCACCATCAAGCTGTCTCCTTCCTACCAGCACGTCCCCATGCTTGAGACCCTGGCCAAGAGCAGCAcggctgctggctcccagccctccctcctggGCAGGAAGCAAGCCTGGCTCCCCCCGGCGCTGCTGCAGGCAGCCGAGCCCCTGAGCAAGATCCCGGAGAAGCTGCCGGCCCAGCCACCGGCCTCAGCGGAGCAGGAGTCGGTGCAGAAGTACTCGGTGGAGGACACCCCAATCTGCTTCTCCCGGTgcagctccctgtcctccctctcctcagcaGACAATGTGCTGGATGGGCAGAGCCACAGCGAGAACGACCTGGATAGCGACTCCTCCCTGGAGATCCTGGAAATGGAGGAAGGGGACGCAGAAGGGGAGGAGGatgggaggcaggagaaggagaaggcgGTGGATCCAGGTCCCACCACGCCGGTGGGGATCTCCCAGCCCATCACCATCCCCTTCCCGAAGCGCGACAAGGTTTTCCTGCGGGAGGCCTCGCCCTCGCGCCAGGAGGACCTGACGCCCTCGAGCTCCTCGGAGAATTACATCCAGGAGACGCCGCTGGTGATGAGCCGCTGCAGCTCCgtcagctccctgggcagcttcgAGAGCCCCTCCATCGCCAGCTCCATCCAGAGCGACCCGTGCAGCGAAATGATCAGCGGCACCATCAGCCCCAGCGAGCTGCCCGACAGCCCCGGGCAGACCATGCCCCCCAGCCGCAGCAAGACTCCGCTCTTCGAGCTGGGCTGCCAGCCGGAGAAGGAGACCAGCCAGTTCAACATCCAGTGGGAGAACAACGTCAAGAAATTCATGGAGATCACCGACTTCAAGGAACGCTTCCAGCTGCCCCAGGACCTGGACTCCATGGTTTACTTCACGGTGGAGAAACCCAACGAGAATTTCTCGTGCGCCTCCAGCCTGAGCGCCCTGCCCCTCCACGAGCACTACGTGCAGAAGGACGTGGAGCTCAAGCTGATCCCCACCTTCCCGGAGAAGAACAGCCTGAACTTCGCGGCTCACGAGAAGAGGGAGGAGCGGCGGGAGGAGCGGTACCTGGAGGGCCGGCGAAGGGCCGAGCGCCCCGAGCCCCCCGACGACGACGACATCGAGATCCTCAAGGAGTGCATCAGCTCGGCCATGCCCTCCCGCTTCCGCAAGGTCAAGACCTCGCTGCTGTCCGGGCAGGTGCTGCACCCGCAGACCAAGAAGCCGCTGCACGTCCCCGTGTACATGCTGGTGCCGGCCCACACCCACCCCGGCGTCCCCAAGCACCTGCGAGCCACCGCCCGCGACCTCTTCAAGGACGACGACTCCTTCACCGACTCGGCCGACGGGACCCCCGTCAACTTCTCCAGCGCCGCCTCGCTGAGCGACGAGACCCTGCGGTACCCGGCGGGCGAAGAGGCCGAGCACCCCCTGGCCGAGCGCCGCCGCCAGCCCGGCACCATCCCGGCCCGCAGGGCGGCCTCCGGCAGCTCGGCCCCCGCCCGCCTCAGCTCCGCCGGGAAGGGCAaagcggggccgggccgcggggaGGGGAAGCGGGGCCAGACCCTGGCGaagggcacagccagcctggagctgggggtgggcCGGGCCAGCGGTGCCCCCGGGAGGAAGGATGACGCTCTGGAGGACGGGGTGGTGTTCCAGTCGCTGTGCCACACCACACCGACGGAGGAAGCCGTCTACTGCTTCTACGACCCGGATTTGGACGAGCTGCCCGAGGCGGGCAGGGACGGCTCcggcagcagagcccagcccggccgggcGCCACGGAGGGAGCGCTGGGGAGGCTCCGTCCCCCACAAGGACCCCGAGCCCGGCCCCCGTCCGGCGAAGACGAAGCCTCAAAACAACCTGATCGCGGACGAGACGCCGCCGTGCTACTCCCTGAGCTCCTCCATGAGCTCCCTGAGCGACGCCAACCTCTCCGAGGGCGAGGAGCGGGGCCAGCCCTGCGGCAAAGCCGCCTGGCCGCGGtcagctgcagtggggcaggCGCAGGGGGGCTcgcccagctcccccagcctcaaCTCGGAGGATGATCTGCTGCAGAAGTGCATCGGCTCGGCCATGCCCAAGCGCCGGCGGCCCGCGGCTCGCCGCAGGCTGgtggagagaaagcagaagccGGCGGGAGCCAGCGGGAGGGAGCGGAAAGCCGAGGCCAGGCATCACCCCGAGGAGGACGCCGCTTCCGACCGGGGCTCCGACCTGGACAGCGTGGAGTGGCAAGCCATCCAGGAGGGAGCCAACTCCATCGTCACCTGGCTGCACCAGGCCGCCGCCTCCCTGTCCCGGGAGCCTTCCTCCGAGTCCGACTCCATCCTGTCCTTCATGTCGGGGCTCTCGGTGGGCTCCAcgctgcagctctccctgggcaggcaggagaagcagcgGCCTGGCAGCGCCTCCGGCCGGGAGCCGGCgaggagggagcacagcaaggGCCGCCCGGAGCGCAAGGACGCGGCCGGTGCCCGTCCCGCCGGCCGCGCCAGCTCCCGGGCGGAGCGGAGCCCGGCGCCCTCCAAGCCGGTGCCCAACCTGCCCGTGGTCTTCCGCGGCAGGACCGTCATCTAcatgcccagcctggccaaaGATGCCCCCAGCCCAAGAGCCACCCCGAAGAAGACCCCCGCTGCCAAGCCCGAGGCGCCGCCGGCCAAGAACCTCTCGCTGAGCCAGCAGCGCTCGCGGAGCCTGCACCGGCTGGGCAAAGCCCCCGAAACCGGGGAGCTGGCGCTGCCCAAGAGGAGCACGACCCCGCCCGCCCGCATCGGCAAAGGTCCCCCCTCCTCGGGCTCCTCCCGCACCTCCACGCCCTCCCAGCACGCCCCCAAGAAGCTGCCGTCGCCTTCCCAGGTCACTAAACAAGGGGGCCCGGCCGCGGGCAAGGCGAGCGGCTCCTCCTCCCCGCCGGGACCCCCGGCCAGAGCCCCGGCCCCCAGATCCCCGGCTCCCAAGCAGTCCAAGACGCAGAAGTCGCCCGTGCGCATCCCCTTCATGCAGAAGCCCAGCAGGAAAGTGCTGCCGGGCCGGGGGACCATGCCGGTTCTGGAGGAGCAGGTCGATGGCTCCAAGGCTCGGCCCGGGGGGCCGGGGGGCAGCCGGCTCAACCTGGTGCGGATGTCATCCGCCCGCTCCAGCGGCAGCGACTCGGATCGCTCCGGCTTCCTGCGCCAGCTCACCTTCATCAAGGAATCCTCGAGCCTGCTGCTTCGGCACCGCTCCGACCTGTCCCCGGCGCCGCCGGCCACCTCGCTGCCTCGCCGGGGCTCCCCCCAGCGCAGCCGAGCCGCGCTCCCGGCCGtgttcctctgctcctcccgCTGCGACGAGCTCAAGGCGGCCAAACCGGCGACTCCCGGCCAGCGGCCGCTcatccccagagcccagcccggcGGCAGAGCCACGGCCGGGGCCAAGCCGCCGCGCCGGACCAGCTCCGAGAGCCCGTCCCGGCTGCCGGTGAAGACCAGCGCGCCCGCGGCCGAGCCCTTCAAGCGCTACTCGTCCTCGCCCAACATCAGCGTGGCCCGGCGGGCGGCCAGCCCGTCCTCCGTGCGCTCCGaagcggcggcgcggcggcggcagaACGAGCCGGCTCCCGGCGGGCCGCCGGGAAAGCCGCCGGTGGTGGTGATGAAGGGCACGTGGCGGAGGATCCGGGACGAGGACATCCCGCACATCCTCAAGAGCACGCTGCCCTCCACCGCGCTGCCGCTGGCGGGCTCTGGAGACGAGGAGCCCCCCGGCACCCCCGGCACGCCCAGGAAGACCAGCGACGCCGTGGTGCAGACCGAGGACTTCGCCACCTCCAAGACCAACTCCAGCACCTCTCCCACGCTGGAGACCCGCGAGGGACCCCCGCACCCCCGCGCCACCGGCGACGGCGAAGCCCCCGCGCCCGCCAAGGCCGCCCTGCCCATCTCCTTCGGCCACGAGGCGGCCGCCGGGACCTTCCCCGGCAGCCGGCACGGCTCCCCCAGCAAGGCCGCCCGGGTCACCCCCTTCAACTACGTCCCCAGCCCCATGGCGGTGACAGCGGTGGCCGACAAGGCGGTGGAGAAAATCCAAGCTTGA
- the C28H19orf25 gene encoding UPF0449 protein C19orf25 homolog isoform X1, with product MSSKAKRVLPTRPEPPSAEQILADVQGTLPSDPVFVLPAEPPQDPGPAPGCPEPAAEERERLYRQIRSYVGMNQRLQRSREQLRERRQELQRVGEALDRGIAEMRQKAF from the exons ATGAGCTCCAAGGCCAAGCGGGTGCTGCCCACCcgccctgagccccccagcgCGGAGCAGATCCTGGCCGACGTGCAGGGCACGCTCCCCTCCGACCCCGTGTTCGTCCTCCCCGCCGAGCCCCCCCAGGACCCCGGCCCCGCTCCAG GCTGCCCCGAGCCCGCGGCCGAGGAGCGGGAGCGGCTGTACCGGCAGATCCGCTCCTACGTGGGGATGAACCAGCGGCTGCAGCGGTCCCGGGAGCAGCTGCGGGAGCGGcgccaggagctgcagagggtcGGGGAGGCGCTGGACCGCGGCATCGCCGAGATGAGGCAGAAGGCGTTCTAA
- the REEP6 gene encoding receptor expression-enhancing protein 6: MAAMQQRLERFLHSPGPIGDLLGQLEARTGVQRLYLASGSVTFLGLYLMFGYGASLLCNIIGFVYPAYVSIKAIESNSKEDDTMWLTYWVVYGVFSIAEFFSDLFLYWFPFYYAGKCLFLVWCMAPVPWNGSQLIYHSVIRPFFLKHHQAVDSMMGDIGTKALDAASSVTREGVKASLNLAEFMEKVK, translated from the exons ATGGCCGCCATGCAGCAGCGCCTGGAGCGCTTCCTCCACAGCCCCGGCCCGATCGGCGACCTGCTGGGTCAGCTGGAAGCCCGTACCGGCGTCCAACGGCTCTACCTGGCCTCAG GCTCCGTGACTTTCCTGGGGCTGTACCTCATGTTCGGCTACGGCGCTTCCCTGCTCTGCAACATCATCGGCTTCGTCTACCCCGCCTACGTCTC CATCAAAGCCATCGAGAGCAACAGCAAGGAGGATGACACCATGTGGCTCACTTACTGGGTGGTCTACGGCGTCTTCAGCATCGCCGAGTTCTTCTCCGACCTTTTCCTCTACTGGTTCCCCTTCTACTACGCCGGGAAG TGCCTGTTCCTGGTGTGGTGCATGGCCCCGGTGCCCTGGAACGGCTCCCAGCTCATCTACCACAGCGTCATCCGACCCTTCTTCCTCAAGCACCACCAGGCTGTGGACAGCATGATGGGTGACATCGGCACCAAGGCCCTGGACGCGGCCTCCAGTGTCACCCGAGAAG GCGTCAAAGCATCCCTGAACCTGGCAGAGTTCATGGAGAAGGTGAAGTAA
- the DAZAP1 gene encoding DAZ-associated protein 1 isoform X3, translated as MTQRNRGPEVEVKRAEPRDSKSQTPGPPGASQWGSRIMPSAANGWAGQPPPTWQQGYGPQGMWVPAGQAIGGYGPPPPGRGAPPPPPPFTSYIVSTPPGGFPPPQGFPQGYGTPPPFSFSYGAPPPPPDQFAPPGVPPPPATPGAAPLAFPPPPPPSQATQDMSKPPTAQPEFPYSQFGYGQDLSGFGQGFSDPSQQPPPYGGPSVQPSSGPPAGGSGFGRGQNHNVQGFHPYRR; from the exons GTGGAGGTGAAACGCGCCGAGCCTCGGGATAGCAAGAGCCAAACTCCGGGGCCACCAGGGGCCAGCCAGTGGGGGAGCAGGATCATGCCAAGCGCTGCCAAcggctgggcagggcagccccctCCGACCTGGCAGCAGGGCTACGGCCCCCAAG GGATGTGGGTGCCAGCTGGACAGGCAATTG gtggATATGGACCCCCTCCTCCAGGCAGAGGAGCTCCTCCCCCACCACCACCATTTACCTCATACATAGTCTCCACACCTCCTGGGGGATTCCCACCTCCACAAGGATTTCCACAGGGCTATGGCACCCCTCCACCATTTA GTTTTAGTTATGGTGCTCCACCTCCTCCACCTGACCAGTTTGCCCCCCCTGGAGTCCCCCCTCCACCTGCCACTCCGGGGGCAGCACCACTCGCTTttcctccaccaccaccaccatctcAGGCAACTCAGGACATGAGCAAACCCCCGACTGCTCAGCCAGAATTCCCTTATAGTCAGTTTG ggtATGGACAAGACTTGAGTGGGTTTGGACAAGGTTTCTCTgatcccagccagcagccccctCCCTACGGAGGCCCCTCGGTGCAGCCATCCAGCGGCCCCCCGGCCGGAGGCAGCGGCTTTGGCCGGGGACAGAACCACAACGTGCAAGGATTCCACCCCTACCGGCGCTAG
- the C28H19orf25 gene encoding UPF0449 protein C19orf25 homolog isoform X2, which translates to MSSKAKRVLPTRPEPPSAEQILADVQGTLPSDPVFVLPAEPPQDPGPAPGEPSLGKGGRGDPPAPLSPPRTPAPLQAAPSPRPRSGSGCTGRSAPTWG; encoded by the exons ATGAGCTCCAAGGCCAAGCGGGTGCTGCCCACCcgccctgagccccccagcgCGGAGCAGATCCTGGCCGACGTGCAGGGCACGCTCCCCTCCGACCCCGTGTTCGTCCTCCCCGCCGAGCCCCCCCAGGACCCCGGCCCCGCTCCAG GTGAGCCCTCACTGGGGAAGGGGGGACGTGGggaccccccagccccgctgaGCCCCCCCAGGACCCCGGCCCCGCTCCAG GCTGCCCCGAGCCCGCGGCCGAGGAGCGGGAGCGGCTGTACCGGCAGATCCGCTCCTACGTGGGGATGA